One window from the genome of Hoplias malabaricus isolate fHopMal1 chromosome 18, fHopMal1.hap1, whole genome shotgun sequence encodes:
- the ovca2 gene encoding esterase OVCA2 yields MAPLRVLCVHGYRQNSNAFRDKTGALRKLLKKHVELVFINAPHYILPRQSNSQEKDNPSIASDEEQRGWWFSNIQERSFDARQECESSLGLAESLDTLRLAVKELGPFDGILGFSQGAALVAMICALQERKLETIFNFRFAILVAGFRSACAQHQHFYEDLQATVPSLHVFGQEDKVIPEQMSRDLLSMFPGAHILTHPGGHFIPATSAHRQIYQEFLQRFQ; encoded by the exons ATGGCTCCTCTGCGGGTTTTGTGTGTTCACGGATATAGACAGAACAGCAATGCCTTCAGAGACAAGACCGGGGCTCTGAGAAAACTCCTCAAAAAACATGTAGAGCTGGTGTTTATTAACGCTCCCCATTACATCCTCCCTCGTCAGAGCA ACTCTCAGGAAAAAGATAATCCTTCTATTGCAAGTGATGAAGAGCAGAGGGGTTGGTGGTTTTCTAACATCCAGGAACGGAGCTTTGATGCCAGACAGGAGTGTGAGAGCAGCCTGGGTCTGGCTGAGAGTCTGGATACTCTACGGTTGGCAGTGAAGGAACTGGGTCCCTTTGATGGGATTCTGGGTTTCAGTCAGGGCGCTGCCTTGGTGGCCATGATATGTGCCTTGCAGGAACGCAAACTGGAGACAATTTTTAACTTCCGCTTTGCTATCCTCGTGGCAGGGTTCCGGAGTGCTTGTGCCCAGCACCAGCACTTTTATGAGGATCTGCAGGCCACTGTACCCTCCCTTCACGTATTTGGACAGGAAGACAAAGTTATCCCTGAGCAGATGAGTCGAGACCTGCTGTCCATGTTCCCTGGAGCTCATATCCTTACTCACCCGGGTGGACATTTTATTCCTGCTACCTCTGCGCATAGGCAAATATACCAGGAATTTCTACAGAGATTTCAGTAG